The following nucleotide sequence is from Nitrospira sp..
AAACTCCTCCACCGACAGGTCCCCGGCACCCACGAGGCGACACTCAAGTGCCTGCCCGATGGCCGGGAGCGCCTTGCGCAGCACCGGATAGGGCACGCCGATCTCGACGACCTCGTAGGCGCCTCGTCTGGTCGAATGGTCGAGCGGAGCGGGAAAGTACCCTGCCGGACAAAACAGCGCGCCCCCGTTCTCCACGATGAAGGGATGCCGGTTGCCCAAGCGAAGGCGAAGTGGTTCCATTTCCGAGCGGGTCTTGCTTGAGACGAGCACCAGTGCGTCCCCACGGGCGTGGATGGTGGCCAGGGCCTCCTGTGCCGCATCAAAGGAGTAGTGATCGGCATCGAGGAGGCTTCCATCGAGGTCTGTGAAGATGACGAGGCGCGGCATGGATCGGTCCCTGCCGCAGTATACGGATTTCCTCTGTCGGACAACAGGCTCGCCGTCGTCTGGCTCGAATCTGTCTCGCCCCTGATACAGGGCAAACCCTGATAAAGGTCGGGCCCGTTCCTGCCGAAAAGGAAGTACACAAAGTCGGCAGGATTCGATGCATCAGGGGCCGTTGCTCCTGGGCGTCCCTCCATTCTGCTCTGCGATTTGGCCGGAGGGCCTCTGTTTCCACACCTCCAAGGATCAAGCCGTGCGATTCGAGAAAAAATCTCCCCTCAAGTCGGATAAAAAAGTTCCTCCCAAGACGCCGAAAAAGGGCGTGGTCGGCTACAACAAGAAGTCGGCTCTCCTGGAGGACGCCATCACGCAAATGAACGCCGGCAAGTATGGCCGCGCCTCCTCGGTGCTGAAAGAGCTGCTCGCCCTCGATCCCCAGAATGCCGAAGCCCGCCGCCTCTTCGCCACGCTCCATCTGCGCCTGGGGAGCCTTCTGAGCGCCAGGACGGCCTTCGAGGCCTTGGCGCGCGAGGCGATGGAGCGCCAAGACTACTGGCTGGCCGAGTCCCTCTTGCGCGAATACCTCGCTGCCGGCCCGCGGTGCGTCCCCTTTCTCGAAATGTTGGGAAATGTGTATGAGGCGAAGGGCGATGTCATGGCGGCGGTGGCCGAATATGGCAAGGCGGTGGAGGTGTTGCTGGAGGACCCCGACAGCGAGCGACCGACCCATGCCGGCGACCTCTATGAACGGATTCGCTCTCTGGCGGCGGGAAGCCCGGTTGCCTTCCGTCTGGCTGCCATGTTTGACAGTGTGACGGGTCAGGCGTTGCCGCCGACGGCACAGGCTTTGGTTCCGGCGACCGATGCGAATGGAGACATCGCCGTTCAGGCCACGGACAACCAGGCCGATCACGCTGAAGCGGTCCCGCTGGTGGAAGCAACGGAAGACCTGTCTTTGCCTTCTCCGACGGAGCCGGTCGCGGCAGTATTGCCGGAAGAGGCCCTGGCTAAGGTAGACCCCAGCCCTGTTGCGATGGAGTCGATGGGCGCGTCCGCCCAGCTGCCGTCGGCCGACAGCGAGCCGATGGTGGCGGAGCAGCCGATCGATCCGCCGTTCCCGGCTCAAGACTACGTGGAAGACCAGCCGGTCGAGGTTTCCGTGCCCGTGGTCGAAGCAGTCTCAGCGGTGCCTGAGCCTCCCTCCATTCCGGTCGCCGACCTCCCAGATGCGCCGGCGACAGTGCCCGAACCGGCGCAAGAATCGACTGTGGTGCCGTTCACGATCCAGCGCGAACCCAGCCAACAACCGATTGCTACTCCCTCCTCCACTCCGGGTCCCATGCCGTGGGACCAAGTCGAAGAAGCCTCTCCCATGCCGCCGCCACAAGCGGAGAGGACGCCTCCTACCGCAACGGGGGCGGGAGACCAACCTGTTCCTGAGGTGACTTCGTCGGGGCTGACGTGGGATGAGATTCTGGCGGCGGTGGCCGCGATGAAATCGTCGGCTGAGCCCGCACAGCCTGAGATGACCCATGAGTCGGAACCGTCGGCGGTAACTGTCCAGGCATCCGAGGCGGGGCCTGAGCCGGAGTTCAAAATCCTCGAAGGCTCACAAGCGCCGGACAGCGCCTCCTCGGTGGTGGTTCCGGAGCCGGCCGCCGCATCGGTGTCTGTCGAGACCACGGCAGACGGCTTCCGCATTTTGGACGAAGAGGATCGATCCAGGGTCGAAGAGCCTGCAGGACCGATCGTGGAGCCCGCGGCTGAGGCTGTCCCGGAGACAATACCTGAACAATCCTCCGCGGGAGAGCCGGCGGTGTCTCTTGAGTTCATAGAGAGGGTGGAGGCAGAGACGCCCGTGCCGGCTGAACCGGAACCGGAGCCGGAACTCTCGGTCCCGGAGACCCGCGAAACAGAGGCGATGATCCATCTCGAACCTGTGGCCCCCGCCGCCCCCGTCGCTCCGATCGAAACGCCGCTGGAAGTAGAGGAAGAACCGATCGCTATCTCGGTTCCTTCAATTACAGAGGAGAGCATGCCTGCGACGCTCACCCTGGAGCGTTCGACTCAGGAAGTGATTTCGAATGAAATGCCGAGCTCCGCCGAGGCCGAGCCGACGGCATCGAAGCCGGAGTCCGATGCAGGCCTCCACATCCTCTGGGATGCCTACCGATCCGCGCCCCTGCTTGAGCAGACGGAATCCGTGACCAGTGCTCCGCCGCTAGCGGTGGAACAGGCTTCGGCTGAGGTCTCGGAAGCTGCTGTCTCCGCGGAGGCCCCTTCCGGCGAACGGCCTGAGCTTGTCGCGATTTCAGCGACGGATGTCTTGGAAGCCGTGACCGCGCAGCCGGCGAAGCACGGAGCGGGTGCAGCCCGGCGCATCGGTGAAGCGCTCGCTACGGTGGTACGTACCGGTTTCAGCACCACCAGGTCCATGGTCCTGCTCTCGCTGACCCTGGTCGGTTTTGTTGTGGCCGTGACCCTGTGTGGCATCGGTGGGTTGGCAGCCACCTGGTTCTTCCTCGAAGAACAACCGAGCGCAGCCTATCGCGCCATGACGGCGGTGCCTCAGCGGATTTTGCAGGAGCCGCATAAGAATGGCTACTTCCTGCTGCTCGGCTTTGGAGCGGCTTCGTCCCAAGACGCCGTGCAGGCGGGCCTCGATCGACGTGTTGAGGATGCCGACCAGGCCCTGGCGGAGGCCTGTCTCTCGGGGGAGGGGAGCGCGTCGAGCCGGGCCGGCGGATCTGCGAATGGGACCATGACCACGTGGTGGAAAGGGTCTGATCCAGCGGCACAGATGCGGACCGCGGCGGCCGACGTGAAGTCGTGGGCGTCGGCGGCCGATGTGTCTTTGGCGCGGTATCGCCAATGGCTGACTATGCCGTTTGAAGACTGGGGCTACGGGCAGGCCATCAGTCCGAATTGCGGGCTGATCCTCCAGGCCCATCGACTCTATCTGGCGGAAGGATTTGCGCAGGATCCGGACACGGGGCTGGCGAGGTTGGAAACTGATGCCGCGGCTTGGCGTACCGTGTTGGGACATGCCAAGACGCTTCCCGTGAAGTTGTTGGCCAGTGACGCCCTCAATGAGGACCTGGCCGTTGCGAGCGGGTTGCTGTTGAGGCCGGACCTTGAAGATCGTCAGATCAGTCGGCTCGCCAAACTCGCGCGGCCGTTGGAACAGGCCGAGCTGTCGATCCGGTGGCCCATGCAGAGTCGGTTGGTGTTGGCCGCTCAGACGATCGACGAAGAGGTGGCGCAGGACAAGAAGGGCGGGCGTCCGTTGTACGCCTCCATCGCGGCGGCCCTGCCGTTGCCCAAACAACGGCGACTGAACGCCTACGTGGAATACTACGAAGCCGCCGAGAAGGCTGCGGCCGAAGGGCGAGTGGCCGATCTGCCGAAGCCCGCACAGTTTGTGCGAACCTCGCCCTACGGCCTTGCCGACGTCGTGGTGAATCCGATCGAGGGGGTCATCGGGCTGGATCCGCTCCCGACGTGGGATACTTTTGCCGGTCGAATCTGGGAAACGGAAGCGCGGCTGCGCCTGACCTCCTTGCAGGCGTGGCTGCGCCGGACGCCGCCTGAACAGGAGTTGCTCGCCCGATTGGCGAAGGCCGGCCAAGGTCACTACGATCCCTTCACGGGGTTCCCGATGTTGGTCCACCTGAAGAAGGGCCTCCTGTATAGCGTCGGACGTGATCTGAAGGACAACGAGGCTCAGGATCATGCAGACGTGGTCGTGCAGATTCCACGGAGTGCATGGACCGGCGCCAAGCGAGCCGGTGACTCGGCGAAGGGTAAATAGCCAACTCCTCCGGGCCGCCCCGCCTCCTCATCGCTGCGATACATCGTCGGCCCACGGTTCTCGTTGATGCGTCAACCACGAGCCCCTCCGCGCGTTCCATACCCGAGACTGATTCTGGAACCGATGGTGGCGGGAGGGCGGGGCATGGTCATCAGGCGATCGAATGGCCTGGGAGGACGACAGGGATGGATGCGAGGTCGGCGATGAGCGGGTGGCCGTTTCCCATCGCCATGGAAGGACAGCCGGGCAGTCTCTGCCTGGGTGAACGGGTGGAGCCTCTGGATCGAACCCAGGCAATGGACCGCTTCCTGGCGGGAGTCGAGCGCCGAGCCTTCCGCATGGCCCAGCTGGCCACGGGAAATGACGACGAGGCTCTGGACCTCGTGCAGGATGCCATGCTGACCCTCGTGCGTCGGTATCGTCATCGTGACGAGGGAGAATGGGGGCCGCTGTTCCATTGCATTTTGCAGAGCCGGATTCGCGATTGGTATCGTCGAGCCAGGGTGCGCAATCGGTGGCGGGATTTTTTGCATCGCCCTCAGGACGGCGACGATGCCGACGATCCGCTGGATCAGGTTCCTGATCGGGGGGCGGCGCAGCCGGACGAGGAACTCACGCGCAAACGCGCCTGCATGGCGTTGGAGCGTGCCCTGCACAATTTGCCGTTGCGGCAGCAGCAGGCCTTTCTGCTTCGGATTTGGGAGGATCTGGATGTGGCACAAACGGCCAAGGCCATGGGCTGTTCGGAGGGCAGCGTCAAAACCCATTTGTTTCGTGCGCTGCAGGTCTTGAGGCGACACGTGGGAGAACATTGGCCATGAAGGACTGCTCGGATGAAGAGACGGATCGGCTGGCTCGGGCTGCGAAGCAGATGCTCGATCATAGCGCGCAAGACCTCGATCCTTGGACCATTGGGCGGTTGCAACGTGCCAGACTGCAGGCGCTGGACAAGGCGTCGCGTCGACGCCCCTGGTTGGTCTGGGCCTGGGGAACGGCAGCCTTCGCGTCGCTGGTGGCGGTCGTGTCTGTCATGTGGTGGACCTCTTCCGCAGGGTTGCACTCTTCCAACCTGCCTTTGCTGGAAGACTTGGAATTGGTCCGGTCTTCGGAAAATTTGGAGCTGTCGGAGGATCTCGATTTTTATGATTGGCTGGCCGAAGGCCCTCCTACGACCGGATAGCGCGACGAGGTGGCTGCTCGCAAGCGTGCTCTGGGCGGCCACAGGCACGGCCGTCGCTCTGGCCCAGGGAGACCGGGCGGGGGTGCCCTGGAACCAGTTGACCCCCGGAGAGCAGCAACTGCTGCAGCGGTTCAGTGAGACATGGGACCAGTTCCCCCCTCGCAAGCAGGAACGGCTGCGCAGAGGTGCTCAGCAGTGGGGCACGATGACGTCGGAAGAACGCCAGGAGGCCAAGCAGCGGTTCAAACAATGGCGCTCGCTTCCACCGGAGCAGCAGCAACAACTCCGCGAGCGGTACCAACGGTACCGGCAATGGCCGCCCGAGCAGCGGGAATCGGTGCGGAATGCCCGTCAATGGTTCAAGTCCCTGCCGCCCGAAGAGCGTAAGGCGTTGCGAGAGAAGTTCCGGACCATGACACCTGAGGAGCGCAAGGCCTATAAACGGGAACTCCGTCGCCGATATGAAAGTCAAGGTAGTGTGATCGAACCGCACGATCAATCAACTCCGCCCACCGATCATCCCGCCTCCGGCCAGTGAATCGTGTGTGACTCCCTCCGGCTTGACAGGATAGGGGACATTCCACAGAATCGGGCCGATCGCTGTGGCTGAAAAAAGAAGGAGCATGGCATGAAGAGTGAGATCCTCTATCCGGGCGCGTTTCCGATGGTGCGGGTGTATTTGAACGACGGGGAGACGGTGAAGGCGGAATCGGGCGCCATGGTCGCAGCCTCGCCGACGATCGACATCGAGAGCAAGATGGAAGGCGGCTTCTTGGGCGCGCTGTCCCGCAAAATGCTGAGCGGAGAAAAATTTTTCTTCCAAACGCTCAGGGCCGGCCGCGGAGCCGGCGAAGTATTGTTGGCGCCGACGGTGCCGGGCGAGATCGTCGTGCTGGATCTCGACGGCGTCAACGAATATATGGTGCAAAAAGACGGCTTCCTTGCCGGCGCGGAAGGCGTCAAGATCGAAAGCAAGATGCAAAGCTTGACGCGGGGCCTGCTGGGAGGAGAAGGCCTGTTTATTCTAAAGATCAGCGGCCTCGGTCAACTCATCCTGAACAGTTTCGGTGCCATTCACAAAATCGAGTTGAAGCCGGGCGAGGAATACATCGTCGACAACAGCCACTTGGTAGCCTGGAGCTCGACGACGACCTACAACATCGAGAAGGCCTCATCCGGCTGGATTGCCAGTTTGACGTCCGGGGAAGGGCTTGTCTGTCGGTTTCGCGGTCCCGGGGTGGTCTACATTCAAAGCCGGAATCCCGGCAGCTTTGGGGCGTGGATCAGGCAATTCATCCCCGTCTCAGAATAGCGGGGACGCCTCCGGTTTTTCTCGCCTGCGGCGCGTTGGGGGCCGCCGTTTTGAGCGCCCGCTGAGGAAATTCCATACCGATGAATGCCATTGCCAACGCGCTCTGTTTCGGAGAGAGGCTACCGGCATCCGGGGCGCCTTGCCACGTGGCGTTGTCGCCGGAGGGAATCAGCCTGCGTCCGGCGGATGGGGGAGAGGTCATGGAGGAATCCGTGGCCTTTGCCGCCCTATCGGTGGCTGCAGGAGGGTTGGACCATGATCAGCTTGTCTTGTCCTGGGGAAGCGGCCTGTCGGCCCGCACCCTCTATCTGAAAGATCCCGCGTTGATTCTGGCCTTTCGCCGCGCGGCGCCGCCCGAATTGACGGCGCACGTGGAGCAAGCGGCGGCGGAGGTCCGGCGCGCGCGCCATCGGCATCGGACCATCTGGAGTGTGGTGACTGCGGTGATCGTCGGACTCGGCCTGTTCTTCTGGCTCGGGTCGGATGTAGTGGTCGAATGGGCGGTCGCGCGGATTCCCATCGAATGGGAGCAGAAACTCGGTGAGGCGGTCTATCAGGACTTCTTGGCCAAGGAGACGGTAGTCAAACAAGGGCCGGCGCTGGAGGCCGTACAGGAAATCACCCGCCGCCTGACGGACAAGATTCCCAACAACCCCTATCACTTTCAGGTAACAGTCGTCCAAAGCCCGGTCGTGAATGCCTTTGCCTTGCCCGGCGGGTATGTCGTGGTCTTCACGGGGCTGATGCAGAAGGCGGAGAGCGGCGAGGAGGTGGCGGGAGTCTTGAGCCACGAGTTGAACCATGTGTTGCAGCGCCACGCCATGGAACGCATGGTGCAAATGGTGGGATTGGCCGCGGTGGTCAGTATTCTCGTGGGCGACCAGCAAGGGTTGATCGGATTGGCGAGACAGCTCGGTCTTGAACTCGCCACCTTGAAGTTCGGGCGGGAGCAGGAGACGGAGGCGGACCTGACCGGTCTCAAGCTGTTGTCCGAGGCGCGCGTGGCTCCGGAGGGCATGATTACCTTTTTCGAGCGCCTGTCCGAAAAGGATGCGGCCCGCATCGAGCTGTTCTCGACCCATCCCATGAGCGCCGCGCGGGCGGAACGGCTGAAGGCCGAATTGGCCACCTTGCCGAAGCGAAGCCCCGAACCCTTCACGTTCGAGTGGAAGCGAGTCCAAGACTCGCTGGCGAAGAACGATTCCGCGAAATGAGGCAAGCCTGCCGATGCGAATCGGGGCGGGGATCCTGTTGTTCAACCCCGGCTCCGCCGATCCTAAACGGTTTCATCTTCCACGCGCGCTCGGCCTGTTACTACTGAGTTCCGAAACGATTGCGTTCAGGCACATTGAACTGTCCGACCGCGCACCTTCCGGTAGGATGATTGACATTCTTACGTACTCTGAATATAGTGGCGCCATCGTGGACTGTCATGCCTAGGAAATTTCCACAGTTCCTTGTGACAGCGCGGAGCGGTCGTCCATTCAATCTCAACCACAAAGGGAGGATGTCTGTATGAAACGAATGCTGATGTCGTTGGGCATAGTCGCGTTTGCTGCATCACTTTATGGCTGCTCTAGCTACGGTGGGTACACACAACCTGCTGGAATTCATCCCCATGGGTGGATTTTCTCAGAAACCACCTCTGGAAGTATTTTGAATGACAATGGGGCCACTCCTTCGAAGACGGGTAGGTCGTGTGGTACGAGCATCCTGGGTATGGTGGGTACGGGTGATACGACCGTCGAAGCGGCTATGAACAACGGCGGCATCAAGAAGGTTGTATACACTGAGCAGTACATCAAGAACATCTTGGGTCTGTACATTGAAGTGTGCACGATCGCCAAGGGGAACTAGTCGCTGACAGAAGGAGGGTTCTCTTTCTGAACGGGGAAGCGTGGATGGCAGCAATGCCGTCCACGCTTTTTTTGTGCGATTGCCGGCGCGTCATAGGTTTCTGGGGGAAGACCAGGCTATGATTGGCGACGCGGCGTAACGGGATGGAACCTCGTTTACTCATGAATCGACAGGGGGGGGCGCGTCGGGTTGTCGGCAGGCTCGTGATTGCTGTCAGTGCCTTCGTGGGAGTGCAGCTTCAGGGGCCGCTGGCACCCTCGTCGGCAGATGCAACGGACACGACGGATGTCTATCTGAGCCTTTCTCTGGTGAGTGGATTTCCCGATAATGGAGGACTGAATGTGGGGGGACGGGACGCCGCGAAAGTCACGCTGCACGATAGCCTGGGCGGCGGGCTGAAGATAGGAATATTCCCCCAATTCACCCATCGGGTCGTGGGAATTGAGATCGAGTACTTTGGGGCGACCGGCAGGCTGTCAGCCCTGACAACCGGAAGTAATGGGGGTGCCAGCTCGGGGCTGACCGTGACGAGCAGCATGACCAATCTCGTTGTGAGAAAGCCGGGAGGCGCCTTCCATCCCTACATTGGATTCGGAATTGGCTACTCTTCCGGGATTCTCCATGGCGCTGACTTCCCGGGGAGATCGAATAAAGATTTCGATTCGACGGCTGCATTTGCCTATCAAGTGATCGCGGGTCTCCAATACCATGTCAGCGGTCGGACGTTTCTGTTTTCCGAGTACAAGCGGCTGACTACCAATTTTCACTGGAGCGATGTGTCCCTCAATTATCACGCACACTACGTGCTTGCGGGGATTGGCTGGAGCTTTTAGGTGTCGAAGGCATGGGCTGTGGCGGGTGAGCGGCGCGTCGACAAGATTTTCTTTCTCTATGATGAGGCGGGTTCGTTATAATGCCACAGGCGGTGAACTTGTAGCCTGTTTGCAGGAGCCATTTACTTCTTTATTTAAGGAGGAGGACGTATGCTGAAGAAACTCGTCGTTGCGTTGGGCACGGTGGCGGTGATCTCGCAGGCCGGGTTGGCCCTGGCGGCCAATCCTGACACCGGACCTGGCTGCGGGCTAGGCAAACTTGCATGGGCCGATTTTAAGCACCAGAAGAACATCCTGCCGCAGGTGTTGATGGTGACA
It contains:
- a CDS encoding TIGR00266 family protein, with protein sequence MKSEILYPGAFPMVRVYLNDGETVKAESGAMVAASPTIDIESKMEGGFLGALSRKMLSGEKFFFQTLRAGRGAGEVLLAPTVPGEIVVLDLDGVNEYMVQKDGFLAGAEGVKIESKMQSLTRGLLGGEGLFILKISGLGQLILNSFGAIHKIELKPGEEYIVDNSHLVAWSSTTTYNIEKASSGWIASLTSGEGLVCRFRGPGVVYIQSRNPGSFGAWIRQFIPVSE
- a CDS encoding RNA polymerase sigma factor — its product is MDRFLAGVERRAFRMAQLATGNDDEALDLVQDAMLTLVRRYRHRDEGEWGPLFHCILQSRIRDWYRRARVRNRWRDFLHRPQDGDDADDPLDQVPDRGAAQPDEELTRKRACMALERALHNLPLRQQQAFLLRIWEDLDVAQTAKAMGCSEGSVKTHLFRALQVLRRHVGEHWP
- a CDS encoding tetratricopeptide repeat protein; the encoded protein is MRFEKKSPLKSDKKVPPKTPKKGVVGYNKKSALLEDAITQMNAGKYGRASSVLKELLALDPQNAEARRLFATLHLRLGSLLSARTAFEALAREAMERQDYWLAESLLREYLAAGPRCVPFLEMLGNVYEAKGDVMAAVAEYGKAVEVLLEDPDSERPTHAGDLYERIRSLAAGSPVAFRLAAMFDSVTGQALPPTAQALVPATDANGDIAVQATDNQADHAEAVPLVEATEDLSLPSPTEPVAAVLPEEALAKVDPSPVAMESMGASAQLPSADSEPMVAEQPIDPPFPAQDYVEDQPVEVSVPVVEAVSAVPEPPSIPVADLPDAPATVPEPAQESTVVPFTIQREPSQQPIATPSSTPGPMPWDQVEEASPMPPPQAERTPPTATGAGDQPVPEVTSSGLTWDEILAAVAAMKSSAEPAQPEMTHESEPSAVTVQASEAGPEPEFKILEGSQAPDSASSVVVPEPAAASVSVETTADGFRILDEEDRSRVEEPAGPIVEPAAEAVPETIPEQSSAGEPAVSLEFIERVEAETPVPAEPEPEPELSVPETRETEAMIHLEPVAPAAPVAPIETPLEVEEEPIAISVPSITEESMPATLTLERSTQEVISNEMPSSAEAEPTASKPESDAGLHILWDAYRSAPLLEQTESVTSAPPLAVEQASAEVSEAAVSAEAPSGERPELVAISATDVLEAVTAQPAKHGAGAARRIGEALATVVRTGFSTTRSMVLLSLTLVGFVVAVTLCGIGGLAATWFFLEEQPSAAYRAMTAVPQRILQEPHKNGYFLLLGFGAASSQDAVQAGLDRRVEDADQALAEACLSGEGSASSRAGGSANGTMTTWWKGSDPAAQMRTAAADVKSWASAADVSLARYRQWLTMPFEDWGYGQAISPNCGLILQAHRLYLAEGFAQDPDTGLARLETDAAAWRTVLGHAKTLPVKLLASDALNEDLAVASGLLLRPDLEDRQISRLAKLARPLEQAELSIRWPMQSRLVLAAQTIDEEVAQDKKGGRPLYASIAAALPLPKQRRLNAYVEYYEAAEKAAAEGRVADLPKPAQFVRTSPYGLADVVVNPIEGVIGLDPLPTWDTFAGRIWETEARLRLTSLQAWLRRTPPEQELLARLAKAGQGHYDPFTGFPMLVHLKKGLLYSVGRDLKDNEAQDHADVVVQIPRSAWTGAKRAGDSAKGK
- a CDS encoding M48 family metallopeptidase, translating into MNAIANALCFGERLPASGAPCHVALSPEGISLRPADGGEVMEESVAFAALSVAAGGLDHDQLVLSWGSGLSARTLYLKDPALILAFRRAAPPELTAHVEQAAAEVRRARHRHRTIWSVVTAVIVGLGLFFWLGSDVVVEWAVARIPIEWEQKLGEAVYQDFLAKETVVKQGPALEAVQEITRRLTDKIPNNPYHFQVTVVQSPVVNAFALPGGYVVVFTGLMQKAESGEEVAGVLSHELNHVLQRHAMERMVQMVGLAAVVSILVGDQQGLIGLARQLGLELATLKFGREQETEADLTGLKLLSEARVAPEGMITFFERLSEKDAARIELFSTHPMSAARAERLKAELATLPKRSPEPFTFEWKRVQDSLAKNDSAK
- a CDS encoding protein trl, with the protein product MKRMLMSLGIVAFAASLYGCSSYGGYTQPAGIHPHGWIFSETTSGSILNDNGATPSKTGRSCGTSILGMVGTGDTTVEAAMNNGGIKKVVYTEQYIKNILGLYIEVCTIAKGN
- a CDS encoding DUF3619 family protein → MKDCSDEETDRLARAAKQMLDHSAQDLDPWTIGRLQRARLQALDKASRRRPWLVWAWGTAAFASLVAVVSVMWWTSSAGLHSSNLPLLEDLELVRSSENLELSEDLDFYDWLAEGPPTTG
- a CDS encoding outer membrane beta-barrel protein; this encodes MNRQGGARRVVGRLVIAVSAFVGVQLQGPLAPSSADATDTTDVYLSLSLVSGFPDNGGLNVGGRDAAKVTLHDSLGGGLKIGIFPQFTHRVVGIEIEYFGATGRLSALTTGSNGGASSGLTVTSSMTNLVVRKPGGAFHPYIGFGIGYSSGILHGADFPGRSNKDFDSTAAFAYQVIAGLQYHVSGRTFLFSEYKRLTTNFHWSDVSLNYHAHYVLAGIGWSF
- a CDS encoding DUF3106 domain-containing protein; this translates as MIGWPKALLRPDSATRWLLASVLWAATGTAVALAQGDRAGVPWNQLTPGEQQLLQRFSETWDQFPPRKQERLRRGAQQWGTMTSEERQEAKQRFKQWRSLPPEQQQQLRERYQRYRQWPPEQRESVRNARQWFKSLPPEERKALREKFRTMTPEERKAYKRELRRRYESQGSVIEPHDQSTPPTDHPASGQ